A portion of the Clostridium gelidum genome contains these proteins:
- the rbsK gene encoding ribokinase: protein MKELCVIGSLNMDLVTTVGDFPKPGETIFGDSFKTFPGGKGANQAVALGKLGADVLMVGKVGDDIYGAKYLEVLKNNNVRQDGVDIEKEISSGVAIIKVNNKGENNIVVVSGANGKVDVNYIESKWDVIVKADIFLFQLEIPMETVVYTMKKLKDLGKIIILDPAPASKLPDDIFKYIDFITPNETELETLAEKKIDNEDDLREAANILFDKGVKVIISKQGRRGAAIIKRNEYAHVSGFKVNAVDTTAAGDSFNAGFAFALAQGKILEECVKFANAVGGISTTALGAQEAMPSYEVVRKFMDEKK, encoded by the coding sequence ATGAAAGAGTTGTGTGTTATTGGAAGCTTAAATATGGATTTAGTAACAACTGTAGGGGATTTCCCCAAGCCAGGTGAAACTATTTTTGGTGATAGTTTTAAAACTTTTCCAGGTGGAAAAGGGGCAAATCAAGCAGTTGCTTTAGGAAAATTAGGTGCAGATGTGCTAATGGTTGGAAAAGTTGGAGATGATATATATGGAGCAAAGTATTTAGAGGTTTTAAAAAATAACAATGTAAGGCAAGACGGTGTGGATATTGAGAAGGAAATATCCTCTGGAGTAGCAATAATAAAAGTAAACAATAAAGGTGAAAATAATATAGTAGTAGTTTCAGGTGCTAATGGTAAAGTTGATGTAAATTATATTGAAAGTAAATGGGATGTAATCGTAAAAGCAGATATATTTTTATTTCAATTAGAAATTCCAATGGAGACAGTAGTTTATACTATGAAAAAATTAAAGGATTTAGGGAAAATAATTATTCTTGATCCAGCACCAGCATCAAAGCTTCCAGATGATATTTTTAAATATATAGATTTTATAACACCAAATGAAACAGAGTTAGAAACATTAGCTGAGAAAAAGATAGACAATGAAGATGATTTAAGAGAAGCTGCCAATATATTATTTGATAAAGGTGTAAAGGTTATAATAAGCAAGCAGGGAAGAAGAGGTGCTGCAATTATTAAGAGAAATGAATATGCTCATGTGTCTGGATTTAAGGTTAATGCCGTAGATACGACAGCAGCAGGAGATTCTTTTAATGCAGGCTTTGCTTTTGCTTTAGCACAAGGAAAAATTTTAGAGGAATGTGTTAAATTTGCCAATGCGGTAGGTGGTATTTCAACGACTGCATTAGGAGCACAGGAGGCTATGCCATCTTATGAAGTGGTTAGAAAATTTATGGATGAAAAAAAATAA
- a CDS encoding aspartyl-phosphate phosphatase Spo0E family protein — translation MGNAKNINKKICEMRQSLQDLINEKPSLIDPEVVTASQELDEALNEYNNLLNKVDK, via the coding sequence ATGGGAAATGCTAAAAACATAAACAAAAAGATTTGCGAAATGAGACAATCATTACAGGATTTAATTAATGAAAAACCAAGTTTAATAGATCCAGAAGTCGTTACCGCAAGTCAAGAACTTGATGAAGCTTTGAATGAGTATAACAATTTACTTAACAAAGTAGACAAGTAG
- a CDS encoding AAA family ATPase, with product MKKIPLGISDFKTVIEEDYLFVDKSELIKEFWDIDGQTILVPRPRRFGKTLNLSMIKYFFENSSNDNGYLFKGLNIENHKEIMELQGKYPVIYLTFKDEKHSSFEYLKAGLRNILSKLYQDHKYCLNTDKIDNIDKEYYNSIINKKADIIDLANALKKLSQYVHSYFDKKVIISVINLDLQKMKLKT from the coding sequence TTGAAAAAAATACCACTTGGAATAAGTGATTTTAAAACAGTGATAGAGGAAGATTATTTATTTGTTGATAAATCTGAATTAATAAAAGAGTTTTGGGACATCGATGGGCAAACTATCTTAGTGCCAAGACCAAGAAGATTTGGTAAAACTCTTAACTTGAGTATGATTAAATATTTTTTTGAGAACAGTAGTAATGATAATGGGTATCTTTTTAAAGGCCTTAATATAGAAAATCATAAGGAGATTATGGAGCTTCAAGGTAAGTATCCAGTTATATATTTAACCTTTAAGGATGAAAAACATAGTTCTTTTGAATATCTTAAGGCGGGACTTAGAAATATATTAAGTAAATTATATCAGGATCATAAATATTGCTTAAATACAGATAAGATAGATAATATAGATAAAGAATATTATAATTCAATAATAAATAAAAAAGCAGATATAATTGATTTAGCTAACGCTTTGAAGAAGTTATCACAATACGTTCATAGTTATTTTGATAAAAAGGTAATAATTTCAGTGATAAATTTGGATTTACAGAAAATGAAATTGAAAACCTAG
- a CDS encoding AAA family ATPase — translation MKRIPLGISDFKTVIEEDYLFVDKSELIKEFWDIDGQTILVPRPRRFGKTLNLSMIKYFFENSSNDNGYLFKGLNIENHKEIMELQGKYPVIYLTFKDEKHSSFEYLKAGLRNILSKLYQDHKYCLNTDKIDNIDKEYYNSIINKKADIIDLSNALKKLSQYVHSYFDKKVMILVDEYDVPIQAAYVSNYYNEAIEFMRNFLSGAFKDNSSLQKGMITGILRVARESIFSGLNNLKVEGILSHKFNDKFGFTESEIEKLALQYDIKENLINIKEWYNGYFFGDTTIYNPWSILNYISNPKEGLKPYWVNSSSNDLVKVVLSKSTADVKSDLEELISGNSITKIIDENIVMGDIEKSSNNLWSFLLFTGYLKAKEAYRKDEDIFYNLSIPNREVRSLYKNIIENWFLDTITRNNYDIMINSLINGDIKIFGKLLKQFVIKSISYFDVGGYEGEKVYHAFVLGMLISLNDTHEVLSNRESGYGRYDVMIIPRDISKLGIVIEFKKLDADDDETLEETAEEALKQIKDKKYSITLENRGIKNIKEIGIVFKGKDIYIKENDNEK, via the coding sequence TTGAAAAGAATACCACTTGGAATAAGTGATTTTAAAACAGTGATAGAGGAAGATTATTTATTTGTTGATAAATCTGAATTAATAAAAGAGTTTTGGGACATCGATGGGCAAACTATCTTAGTGCCAAGACCAAGAAGATTTGGTAAAACTCTTAACTTGAGTATGATTAAATACTTTTTTGAGAACAGTAGTAATGATAATGGGTATCTTTTTAAAGGCCTTAATATAGAAAATCATAAGGAGATTATGGAGCTTCAAGGTAAGTATCCAGTTATATATTTAACCTTTAAGGATGAAAAGCATAGTTCTTTTGAATATCTTAAGGCGGGACTTAGAAATATATTAAGTAAATTATATCAGGATCATAAATATTGCTTAAATACAGATAAGATAGATAACATAGATAAAGAATATTATAATTCAATAATAAATAAAAAAGCAGATATAATTGATTTATCTAACGCTTTAAAGAAGTTATCACAATACGTTCATAGTTATTTTGATAAAAAGGTAATGATTTTAGTGGATGAATATGATGTGCCAATACAAGCTGCATATGTAAGTAACTATTATAATGAAGCTATAGAATTTATGAGAAATTTCCTTAGTGGAGCTTTTAAGGATAATTCTTCTTTGCAAAAGGGAATGATTACAGGGATACTTAGAGTTGCTAGAGAATCAATTTTCTCAGGACTAAACAACCTTAAGGTAGAAGGTATTTTAAGTCATAAGTTTAATGATAAGTTTGGGTTTACGGAAAGTGAAATAGAAAAGTTAGCTTTGCAGTATGATATTAAGGAAAATTTAATAAATATTAAAGAATGGTATAATGGATATTTTTTTGGAGATACAACCATATATAATCCGTGGTCCATATTAAATTATATATCAAATCCTAAAGAGGGATTAAAGCCGTATTGGGTTAATTCTAGTTCAAACGATTTAGTAAAAGTTGTATTATCTAAAAGCACAGCAGATGTTAAAAGTGATTTAGAAGAATTAATTTCTGGAAATAGTATAACCAAAATTATTGATGAAAACATAGTTATGGGAGACATAGAAAAATCAAGTAATAATTTATGGAGCTTCTTACTATTTACAGGTTATCTGAAGGCAAAGGAAGCTTATAGAAAAGACGAAGATATATTCTATAACTTAAGTATTCCTAATAGAGAAGTTAGAAGTCTTTATAAAAACATAATAGAAAATTGGTTTTTAGATACAATTACAAGAAATAATTATGATATTATGATAAATAGTCTTATAAATGGTGATATTAAAATATTTGGCAAGCTATTAAAGCAATTTGTTATAAAAAGTATAAGCTATTTTGATGTTGGAGGATATGAAGGAGAAAAAGTCTATCATGCATTTGTCCTTGGTATGTTAATTTCTTTAAATGATACTCATGAAGTATTATCTAATAGGGAAAGTGGGTATGGCAGGTACGATGTAATGATAATACCTAGGGATATTTCTAAATTAGGTATTGTTATAGAATTTAAGAAACTTGATGCGGATGATGATGAGACTTTAGAGGAGACAGCAGAAGAAGCATTAAAACAAATTAAAGATAAAAAATATTCTATAACTTTGGAAAATAGAGGCATAAAAAATATAAAAGAGATTGGTATTGTATTTAAAGGTAAGGATATATATATCAAAGAAAATGATAATGAAAAATAG
- a CDS encoding PD-(D/E)XK nuclease domain-containing protein, which translates to MGDIEKSTDNLWSFLLFTGYLKVNFKERKGLKDYYTLSIPNLEVTTLYYDLIEKWFEDTITKENYELMINSLVTGDIKIFGKLLKQFVIKSISYFDVGGYEGEKVYHAFVLGMLISLNDTHEVLSNRESGYGRYDVMIIPRDISKLGIVIEFKKLDTDDDETLEETAEEALKQIKDKKYSITLDNRGIKNIKEIGIVFKGKDIYIKENENIKEIG; encoded by the coding sequence ATGGGAGATATAGAAAAATCTACGGATAACTTATGGAGCTTTTTATTATTTACAGGTTATTTAAAAGTTAACTTTAAGGAAAGAAAAGGGTTAAAAGATTATTATACTTTGTCCATTCCTAACTTAGAAGTAACAACACTTTACTATGATTTAATTGAAAAATGGTTTGAAGATACAATAACTAAAGAAAATTATGAACTTATGATAAATAGCCTAGTAACTGGTGATATCAAAATATTTGGCAAGCTATTAAAGCAATTTGTTATAAAAAGCATAAGTTACTTTGATGTTGGTGGCTATGAAGGAGAAAAAGTCTATCATGCATTTGTCCTTGGTATGTTAATTTCTTTAAATGATACTCATGAAGTATTATCCAATAGAGAGAGTGGTTATGGTAGATATGATGTAATGATAATACCTAGGGATATTTCTAAATTAGGTATTGTTATAGAATTTAAGAAACTTGATACTGATGATGATGAGACTTTAGAGGAGACAGCAGAAGAAGCATTAAAACAAATTAAAGATAAAAAATATTCTATAACTTTGGATAATAGAGGCATAAAAAATATAAAAGAGATTGGTATTGTGTTTAAAGGTAAGGATATATATATCAAAGAAAATGAAAATATAAAAGAAATTGGATAA
- a CDS encoding AAA family ATPase has product MQEIQLVYFCLLESDTGLNNTELTFSNQFEFSIKKLDKENLRCKVLISRKKTDNITEEFWGKEKHVSRVDLLVGENGAGKTTIMKCLGGRDYTYTKWFAIYKEVVDQNLNWFFDANVDYPFSIEILEGWNIENIIEPKEIYDSSMIAEYIPNALDREFQKIKASSVYKFVKQELDILQKDFPAEKLAYNFNIRVDTNFMVKYLKNEKLNIYLKNILETATCMISKSKEFKLNIRTKEQYGYGEIDEEYIKYRQYVDSLLVECFYKEMFSTERLNLIKMIIYVFWIMYTITNVKNTRVLDFECNVNSLSEFNRYLKRALNHIIKKSKDESNIIKIVRDYIEFDFIEKLFLSVKKGWTKIRIGSTVGIECTILLNKKLNKEIDEKLIEIIDFTQKIESYSNSDDTKLVKLLWVDFCNMSSGEKELIYLFSKIYDILSLNVIKDEEDDFEVELYVQASNYLLLLDEPDLAFHPEWSRKSIYYVTKFINDLLSGTDKKCQLIITTHSPFMVSDMPSDYVTCIKKNTDENKSTYRTIEKPKYSFAANIYELLNDGFFMDAPVGEFAQQKIHEIITRIKALKSFLDKNRNKEIAAISDFINMVSDKLVRARLYDILQKERKDSLDINSPNLIENLIKEIKELKQEVSELKSRSYNGEKL; this is encoded by the coding sequence ATGCAAGAAATTCAATTAGTATATTTTTGTTTACTTGAATCAGATACGGGATTAAATAATACTGAGTTAACGTTTAGTAATCAATTTGAATTTAGTATTAAAAAATTAGATAAAGAAAACCTTAGGTGTAAAGTTCTGATTAGCCGAAAAAAAACGGATAATATTACTGAAGAATTTTGGGGGAAAGAAAAACATGTAAGTAGGGTTGATTTACTTGTAGGAGAAAATGGCGCAGGTAAAACTACGATAATGAAGTGTTTAGGGGGGCGTGATTATACTTATACGAAATGGTTTGCTATTTATAAGGAAGTAGTAGATCAAAACTTAAATTGGTTTTTTGATGCAAATGTGGATTATCCGTTTAGTATAGAAATATTAGAGGGGTGGAATATAGAAAATATTATTGAACCAAAAGAAATATATGACTCATCCATGATAGCTGAGTACATTCCTAATGCATTAGATAGAGAGTTTCAGAAGATTAAAGCCTCATCAGTGTACAAGTTTGTTAAGCAAGAATTAGATATACTTCAGAAGGATTTTCCAGCTGAAAAATTAGCTTATAACTTTAATATTAGGGTTGATACTAATTTTATGGTTAAGTACTTGAAAAATGAAAAATTGAATATATATTTAAAAAATATATTAGAGACAGCTACTTGTATGATAAGCAAAAGTAAAGAATTTAAGTTAAACATTAGAACTAAAGAACAGTATGGTTATGGTGAAATAGATGAAGAGTATATTAAATATAGGCAATATGTAGATTCATTATTAGTAGAATGTTTCTATAAGGAGATGTTTTCAACAGAACGACTAAATTTAATAAAAATGATTATATATGTATTTTGGATAATGTATACTATTACCAATGTAAAAAATACTAGGGTTTTGGATTTTGAATGCAATGTTAATTCGTTATCAGAATTTAATCGTTATCTAAAAAGAGCGTTGAATCATATTATTAAGAAATCAAAAGATGAAAGTAATATAATTAAAATAGTAAGAGATTATATAGAGTTTGATTTTATAGAAAAATTATTTTTATCAGTAAAAAAAGGATGGACTAAAATAAGAATTGGATCTACAGTAGGTATTGAATGTACAATTTTGTTAAATAAAAAGTTGAATAAAGAAATAGATGAGAAGTTAATTGAGATTATTGATTTTACACAGAAAATTGAGAGTTATTCAAATAGTGATGATACAAAGTTAGTGAAATTACTATGGGTTGACTTTTGTAATATGAGTTCAGGAGAAAAGGAGCTCATATATTTATTTTCTAAGATATATGATATTTTATCATTGAATGTAATTAAAGATGAGGAAGATGACTTTGAAGTTGAACTGTATGTTCAAGCTTCAAATTATTTGTTGCTTTTAGATGAACCTGATTTAGCATTTCACCCTGAATGGTCAAGAAAATCAATATATTATGTAACAAAATTTATAAATGATTTACTTAGTGGAACTGATAAAAAATGCCAACTTATTATTACGACTCATTCTCCATTTATGGTTTCTGATATGCCTTCAGATTATGTTACATGCATTAAAAAGAACACAGATGAAAATAAAAGTACTTATCGAACTATAGAAAAACCTAAATATAGTTTTGCAGCCAATATTTATGAGCTTTTAAATGATGGTTTTTTTATGGATGCACCTGTAGGAGAATTTGCGCAACAAAAAATTCATGAAATTATTACGAGAATTAAGGCGTTGAAAAGTTTTCTAGATAAAAATCGAAATAAAGAAATAGCTGCTATATCTGATTTTATTAATATGGTATCAGATAAATTAGTACGAGCTCGCCTATATGACATACTTCAGAAGGAGAGAAAGGATTCACTTGATATTAATTCAC